TCTATGGTTATGGTGCCGCGTGATACCTTGAGCTGAGCTGCTTGCCCGTTGACTGTTTTTACGGGCATCGTCTTCACAGCGGAAGCGGGCACAGTACCTGGAACCACGTGATAGGTGAGTATGGAGACCAACATATCTTTGTTCTCTGGTTTCAAGAGTGACTCCAAGGTCTTTGCGGGTAGGGCGTCAAAGGCCGCATTTGTCGGTGCAAACACCGTGAATTCGCTCTCGCCCGAAAGCACATCTACTAGCCCTGCAGCTTTAACTGCGGCGACCAGGGTGCTGAAGTCAGCATTCGAAGCAGCGATTTCGACAATATTTGGCTGTGAAGCCGCATCGTTTTTCTTGGCTCCATGAGCGATTGAGAGAAAGCCTGCGATGCAGACTGCGATCAAGGGGATCATTTTTGTAAGCATTTTTAAATGTGCTTCAATCCGGTCGAGA
This genomic stretch from Opitutales bacterium harbors:
- a CDS encoding fasciclin domain-containing protein is translated as MLTKMIPLIAVCIAGFLSIAHGAKKNDAASQPNIVEIAASNADFSTLVAAVKAAGLVDVLSGESEFTVFAPTNAAFDALPAKTLESLLKPENKDMLVSILTYHVVPGTVPASAVKTMPVKTVNGQAAQLKVSRGTITIDNANVVKTDIMAANGVIHVIDSVILPEVAIN